A single region of the Kocuria rosea genome encodes:
- the pth gene encoding aminoacyl-tRNA hydrolase: MSDAWLVVGLGNPGPEYARTRHNVGQMVLDELASRLGGTFKVHKTRAQVLESRLRPGGPRVVLAKPMTYMNTSGGPVAGLAKFYGIPAERVIAVHDEIDIPFAAVKLKIGGGEGGHNGLRDMSKALSTKDYYRVRVGVGRPPGRMDAASYVLKPFSSTEGKELPFLLDDAADAVEHLVENGLLEAQQRFHSR; encoded by the coding sequence ATGTCCGACGCATGGCTGGTCGTGGGACTGGGCAACCCCGGCCCCGAGTACGCCCGGACCCGGCACAACGTGGGGCAGATGGTCCTCGACGAGCTCGCCTCCCGGCTCGGCGGGACCTTCAAGGTGCACAAGACTCGCGCCCAGGTCCTGGAGTCCCGCCTGCGCCCGGGCGGGCCGCGCGTGGTCCTGGCCAAACCCATGACCTACATGAACACCTCCGGCGGGCCCGTGGCCGGCCTCGCCAAGTTCTACGGCATCCCCGCTGAACGGGTCATCGCCGTGCACGACGAGATCGACATCCCCTTCGCCGCCGTCAAACTGAAGATCGGCGGAGGAGAGGGCGGGCACAACGGCCTGAGGGACATGTCCAAGGCCCTGTCCACCAAGGACTACTACCGCGTGCGCGTGGGCGTGGGCCGCCCCCCGGGCCGGATGGACGCCGCCTCCTACGTGCTCAAGCCGTTCTCCTCCACCGAGGGCAAGGAGCTGCCCTTCCTGCTCGACGATGCCGCCGACGCGGTGGAGCACCTTGTCGAGAACGGGCTGCTCGAAGCGCAGCAAAGGTTCCATTCTCGATGA
- a CDS encoding 50S ribosomal protein L25/general stress protein Ctc, whose product MADTIRIPATTRSDFGKGYARRIRNNDQIPAVVYGHGAEPQHVIIPGHETMLAVRHSNAVLELDVEGSTQLVMVKDIQRHATRPEILHIDLLAVRRGEKVEVEIPVHVIGEVDPTAVHNVEENTLTVEADALNVPDSVTINLDGHGVGDHVYAADVRLPEGVTMVSDPELLVINVSEPQAQDLGDTEGETEAPEGDVVAENEA is encoded by the coding sequence ATGGCTGACACCATCCGCATCCCGGCCACCACGCGCAGCGACTTCGGCAAGGGCTACGCCCGCCGCATCCGCAACAACGACCAGATCCCCGCGGTCGTCTACGGCCACGGCGCCGAGCCGCAGCACGTGATCATCCCCGGCCACGAGACCATGCTCGCCGTGCGCCACTCCAACGCCGTGCTCGAGCTCGACGTCGAGGGCAGCACCCAGCTGGTCATGGTCAAGGACATCCAGCGCCACGCGACTCGCCCGGAGATCCTGCACATCGACCTGCTCGCCGTGCGCCGCGGCGAGAAGGTTGAGGTCGAGATCCCCGTCCACGTCATCGGCGAGGTCGACCCGACCGCCGTGCACAACGTCGAGGAGAACACCCTCACCGTCGAGGCCGACGCCTTGAACGTGCCCGACTCCGTCACCATCAACCTCGACGGCCACGGCGTGGGCGACCACGTCTACGCCGCCGACGTCCGCCTGCCCGAGGGCGTGACCATGGTCTCCGACCCGGAGCTGCTGGTCATCAACGTCTCCGAGCCCCAGGCCCAGGACCTCGGTGACACCGAGGGCGAGACCGAGGCCCCCGAGGGCGACGTCGTCGCCGAGAACGAGGCCTGA
- a CDS encoding sugar transferase, translating to MLKQTDMSRSASWQDNYVRTVRTTDATALALTVAAAQLIRFGFESGTLFVRGWGLPYWGVGVLLGLAWWAWLDLRGTRDIRLVGQGIEESKELVNATLVLFGAIAIVSYALNLSTARGYVIVALPLGMGLLLLGRGRIRRQLTLQRYAGVATSRTMVVGRPPGVLETVKSLRKHPGAGFDPVAVYAPASSRPLPVSLAAMEQPPNLLPDGQSPEVLSLLEACRDRQIEVLVLCASAPFSPEEIRHLSWYLADERIRLVLDTGLTDIAGPRIHTQHVAGLPLIHVSTPKMTRARLLLKRTVDVVGAGGALLVLSPVMLVLSLIVKAHDGGPAFFTQERVGLDGSHFKMLKFRSMYTDAEERRHALLAANEGAGGVLFKMKDDPRVTAPGRWMRKYSLDELPQLMNVLAGQMSLVGPRPPLASEVERYEDHVHRRLRVKPGITGLWQVSGRSNLDWDQAVRLDLYYVENWSPVQDLVILLRTVKAVLAREGAY from the coding sequence GTGCTCAAACAGACCGACATGTCGCGGTCCGCCTCGTGGCAGGACAACTACGTGCGCACCGTGCGGACGACGGACGCCACGGCCCTGGCGTTGACCGTGGCCGCTGCTCAGCTCATCCGTTTCGGGTTCGAGAGCGGGACTCTGTTCGTCCGAGGGTGGGGATTGCCATATTGGGGTGTCGGTGTCCTTCTCGGCCTGGCCTGGTGGGCATGGCTGGATTTGCGCGGCACTCGGGACATCCGGCTTGTCGGACAGGGCATCGAGGAATCGAAGGAACTGGTCAACGCAACGCTGGTCCTGTTCGGCGCCATCGCCATTGTCTCCTACGCGCTGAATCTCTCCACTGCACGGGGCTACGTGATCGTGGCACTCCCCCTGGGCATGGGTCTGTTGCTTCTGGGCCGTGGTCGGATTCGGCGGCAGCTGACCCTTCAGCGGTATGCCGGCGTGGCGACTTCTCGGACGATGGTCGTGGGCCGTCCGCCGGGGGTCCTCGAGACCGTCAAGTCCCTGCGAAAGCACCCCGGAGCCGGATTCGACCCCGTGGCCGTGTATGCACCGGCCTCCTCCCGGCCGCTGCCGGTCTCTCTGGCCGCGATGGAACAGCCACCGAACCTGTTGCCCGACGGCCAGTCCCCGGAAGTGCTCAGCCTGTTGGAAGCCTGCCGAGACCGGCAGATCGAGGTACTGGTGCTGTGCGCAAGCGCTCCCTTCAGTCCCGAGGAGATCCGGCACCTGAGCTGGTACCTGGCCGACGAGCGGATCCGGCTGGTCCTCGACACCGGCCTGACGGACATCGCAGGACCTCGGATCCACACCCAGCACGTGGCCGGCCTGCCGCTGATCCACGTCTCCACGCCGAAGATGACCCGCGCCCGCCTTCTGCTGAAACGCACGGTGGATGTCGTCGGTGCCGGTGGGGCCCTGCTCGTGCTCTCGCCCGTCATGTTGGTCCTGTCCCTCATCGTCAAGGCCCATGACGGCGGACCAGCTTTCTTCACCCAGGAGCGAGTCGGACTGGACGGCTCCCACTTCAAGATGCTCAAGTTCCGCTCCATGTACACCGACGCGGAAGAGCGCAGGCACGCACTTCTCGCGGCCAACGAGGGAGCAGGCGGGGTGCTCTTCAAGATGAAGGACGACCCGCGGGTCACGGCTCCAGGGCGGTGGATGCGCAAGTACAGCCTTGATGAACTGCCGCAGCTGATGAATGTGCTCGCTGGCCAGATGTCGCTGGTCGGCCCCCGTCCGCCATTGGCGAGCGAGGTCGAGAGGTACGAGGACCATGTGCACCGCCGGCTCCGGGTCAAGCCCGGGATCACCGGACTGTGGCAGGTGTCCGGTCGCTCGAATCTCGACTGGGACCAGGCCGTGCGACTCGACCTCTACTACGTGGAGAACTGGTCCCCGGTGCAGGACCTGGTCATCCTGCTGCGCACCGTCAAGGCCGTGTTGGCTCGCGAAGGTGCCTATTGA
- a CDS encoding WecB/TagA/CpsF family glycosyltransferase: MLEDHIVRSLQEFRPDFVILGLGMPLQEEFLSRRWEELPTAIYAAVGGGIDEYAGIQKPPPRWLGPIGLEWAYRVVTQPRRLGHRYLVEPWVLAYLLAIKVARGGTGASAGR; the protein is encoded by the coding sequence GTGCTCGAGGACCACATCGTCCGGTCCCTCCAGGAGTTCCGGCCGGACTTCGTGATCTTGGGCCTGGGCATGCCGTTGCAGGAGGAGTTCCTGAGCCGGCGCTGGGAAGAGCTGCCCACGGCGATCTACGCGGCCGTCGGCGGCGGGATCGACGAGTACGCCGGCATCCAGAAGCCGCCGCCGCGCTGGCTCGGGCCCATCGGGCTGGAGTGGGCCTACCGGGTGGTCACTCAGCCGCGGCGGCTGGGCCACCGGTACCTCGTCGAGCCGTGGGTCCTGGCCTACCTGCTGGCCATCAAGGTCGCCCGCGGGGGAACGGGCGCGTCGGCCGGACGATGA
- a CDS encoding WecB/TagA/CpsF family glycosyltransferase, whose translation MLKHQSRDRSTDPIEIPVSGVRVTPMDAEELHRWISATWQERRKAAVLAHNLHSLYTWEVNPTFRAFYEKADVVLTDGFPVLKLAKWRSGRDLSAKRHRLGTLDWLPGLMGRTPVRRVAVVGATPAGNARTVDLLRRDAPTGGSRAGRGRAGTPCSRTTSSGPSRSSGRTS comes from the coding sequence ATGTTGAAGCACCAGTCCCGTGACCGGAGCACGGACCCGATCGAGATCCCGGTCAGCGGTGTCCGCGTGACGCCGATGGACGCCGAGGAGCTGCACCGGTGGATCTCGGCCACGTGGCAGGAGCGGCGCAAGGCCGCCGTCCTGGCCCACAACCTGCACAGTCTCTACACGTGGGAGGTCAACCCGACGTTCCGCGCCTTCTACGAGAAGGCCGACGTGGTGCTGACGGACGGCTTCCCCGTCCTGAAGCTGGCCAAGTGGCGATCCGGGCGCGACCTCAGCGCCAAGCGGCACCGCCTCGGCACCCTGGACTGGCTGCCCGGCCTGATGGGACGCACCCCGGTGCGGCGCGTCGCCGTCGTCGGCGCGACCCCCGCCGGCAACGCCCGCACGGTGGACCTGCTCCGGCGGGACGCCCCGACGGGCGGATCGAGGGCTGGCCGGGGGAGGGCTGGAACCCCGTGCTCGAGGACCACATCGTCCGGTCCCTCCAGGAGTTCCGGCCGGACTTCGTGA
- a CDS encoding sugar transferase: MTNVLKKNMSVRPAAWRETHIRRLRQVDTAALAATLVLTQLLRFGLDQEALELGRLTVPYWLVGAVLGAAWWGWLELRGARDVRLIGYAVEENRQVVSATLVLFGTLAILSYVLNVPMARSYVVIALPLGTLLLLAGRGLVRRGLTRHRLAGEAMSRTLVVGRVPGVVEMLQSLQQNPAAGFDPVAVYAPSSSRVLPHHLARVPMPQNMLPAGEAPSVEGIVAACRAHRIETLVMAASAPLSSEEVRHLSWYLADERIRLVLDTGLTDIAGPRIHTQQMAGLPLIHVSTPRLSRSRRMLKRLVDIVGAVTALVALSPVMLVLAAIVKAHDGGPVLFAQERTGLDGTTFRMLKFRSMYTDAEERKAELMAANDAKGGVLFFMENDPRVTTPGRWMRKYSLDELPQFLNVLKGEMSLVGPRPPLPSEVAQYEEHVHRRLRVKPGITGLWQVSGRDDLDWEQAVRLDLYYVENWSPVQDFVILLRTVKAVVAKEGAH, translated from the coding sequence GTGACCAACGTGCTCAAGAAGAACATGTCCGTGCGACCTGCCGCCTGGCGGGAAACTCACATCAGACGTCTGCGCCAGGTGGACACGGCGGCACTGGCCGCCACGCTCGTGCTGACGCAGCTGCTGCGCTTCGGCCTCGACCAGGAGGCCCTGGAGCTCGGCCGGCTCACCGTGCCGTACTGGCTGGTGGGTGCTGTGCTCGGCGCGGCCTGGTGGGGCTGGCTGGAACTGCGGGGCGCCCGCGACGTGCGCCTGATCGGCTACGCCGTGGAGGAGAACCGGCAGGTGGTCTCCGCCACGCTGGTGCTCTTCGGCACCCTGGCGATCCTGTCCTACGTGCTGAACGTGCCGATGGCCCGCAGCTACGTGGTGATCGCCCTGCCGCTGGGCACGCTCCTGCTGCTGGCGGGGCGCGGCCTGGTGCGGCGCGGACTGACCCGCCACCGGCTGGCCGGCGAGGCGATGTCCCGGACCCTGGTGGTCGGGCGCGTACCGGGGGTCGTGGAGATGCTCCAGTCCCTGCAGCAGAACCCTGCCGCGGGCTTCGACCCGGTGGCGGTCTACGCGCCGTCGTCGTCCCGGGTCCTGCCGCACCACCTGGCCCGGGTGCCGATGCCCCAGAACATGCTGCCGGCCGGGGAGGCGCCCAGTGTGGAGGGGATCGTGGCCGCGTGCCGGGCCCACCGGATCGAGACCCTGGTGATGGCCGCGAGCGCGCCGCTGAGCTCGGAGGAGGTCCGGCACCTGTCCTGGTACCTGGCCGACGAGCGCATCCGCCTGGTCCTCGACACCGGGCTCACCGACATCGCCGGCCCGCGCATCCACACCCAGCAGATGGCCGGACTGCCCCTGATCCACGTCTCCACCCCGCGGCTGAGCCGCTCCCGGCGGATGCTCAAGCGGCTGGTCGACATCGTCGGCGCCGTGACGGCCTTGGTGGCCCTGTCCCCCGTCATGCTCGTGCTCGCCGCGATCGTCAAGGCCCACGACGGCGGGCCCGTGCTCTTCGCCCAGGAGCGCACCGGCCTCGACGGGACGACCTTCAGGATGCTGAAGTTCCGCTCTATGTACACCGACGCCGAGGAGCGCAAGGCCGAGCTCATGGCCGCCAACGACGCCAAGGGCGGGGTGCTGTTCTTCATGGAGAACGACCCCCGGGTCACCACGCCGGGGCGGTGGATGCGCAAGTACAGCCTCGACGAGCTGCCGCAGTTCCTCAACGTCCTCAAGGGCGAGATGTCCCTGGTGGGCCCGCGCCCGCCGCTGCCCTCGGAGGTCGCCCAGTACGAGGAGCACGTCCACCGCCGGCTGCGGGTCAAGCCCGGCATCACCGGGCTGTGGCAGGTCTCGGGCCGGGACGACCTGGACTGGGAGCAGGCCGTGCGCCTGGACCTCTACTACGTGGAGAACTGGTCCCCGGTCCAGGACTTCGTGATCCTGCTGCGCACCGTCAAGGCCGTGGTCGCCAAGGAAGGCGCGCACTGA
- a CDS encoding ATP-binding protein gives MGIGLALSKAIIEQHRGTLTCHSTLGEGAVFTLMLPMASAREAVPVADGARTQTFVGGAGDSGVATVE, from the coding sequence CTGGGCATCGGGCTGGCCCTGAGCAAGGCCATCATCGAGCAGCACCGCGGAACCCTGACCTGCCACAGCACGCTGGGGGAGGGGGCCGTGTTCACCCTGATGCTGCCGATGGCCTCAGCGCGCGAGGCGGTCCCGGTCGCCGACGGTGCCCGAACTCAGACTTTCGTCGGTGGGGCAGGGGACTCCGGTGTGGCTACGGTGGAGTAG
- a CDS encoding sensor histidine kinase, whose product MTVTLSILSILSILSILTTSTPAGTVEWARLFSYQLPSGHDPGLEAVLESMTEGRRLPGQTIERNTDQPLSLVDDLLNSHRDAADLHVVPADLVALPEQSAEAAQPHTERAGITVKAWAPDTLVVGCDPVRLRQVLDNLISHAIKYSPPNSTVFVLGTQSGDSAQVQVIGHGHGMSPEEVRRVFEKFYRGATARMSTTPGWASGWP is encoded by the coding sequence ATGACCGTGACCCTCAGCATCCTCAGCATCCTCAGCATCCTCAGCATCCTCACCACCTCCACTCCCGCCGGGACAGTGGAGTGGGCCCGCCTGTTCTCCTACCAGCTGCCCTCCGGCCACGACCCCGGTCTCGAGGCCGTGCTCGAGTCCATGACCGAGGGCCGGCGCCTCCCCGGGCAGACCATCGAGCGCAACACCGACCAGCCGCTGAGCCTGGTCGACGACCTCCTGAACTCCCACCGGGATGCCGCCGACCTGCACGTCGTCCCCGCGGACCTCGTGGCGCTGCCCGAGCAGTCCGCCGAGGCCGCTCAGCCCCACACCGAGCGGGCGGGGATCACCGTGAAGGCCTGGGCGCCGGACACCCTGGTGGTCGGCTGCGACCCCGTGCGCCTGCGCCAGGTCCTGGACAACCTCATCTCCCACGCCATCAAGTACTCGCCCCCGAACAGCACGGTGTTCGTGCTGGGCACCCAGTCGGGCGACTCCGCCCAGGTGCAGGTGATCGGCCACGGCCACGGGATGTCCCCGGAGGAGGTCCGCCGGGTGTTCGAGAAGTTCTACCGCGGCGCCACGGCCCGGATGAGCACCACCCCGGGCTGGGCATCGGGCTGGCCCTGA
- a CDS encoding VOC family protein — protein MTDYPHLQTTVLDATDVRALAEFYRKLLGLQYLPRDEPPTDGSADNDRWLVLTDAHGARKLTFQAVPVLPRVTWPDASGVAQQLHLDLSVPDRESLEIQRQRALELGAEQLLDRADDPEESFYVFADPAGHPFCILVA, from the coding sequence ATGACCGATTACCCGCACTTGCAGACCACCGTGCTGGACGCGACGGACGTCCGGGCGCTGGCCGAGTTCTACAGGAAGCTGCTGGGCCTGCAGTACCTGCCCCGGGATGAGCCTCCGACGGACGGATCTGCCGACAACGACCGGTGGCTGGTCCTCACGGACGCCCACGGAGCACGGAAGCTGACGTTCCAGGCGGTCCCCGTCCTGCCCCGGGTGACGTGGCCCGACGCCTCCGGTGTGGCGCAACAGCTGCACCTGGACCTGTCCGTCCCGGACCGGGAATCGCTCGAGATCCAGCGGCAACGGGCCCTCGAACTGGGCGCCGAACAGCTGCTCGATCGCGCAGACGACCCGGAGGAATCGTTTTACGTGTTCGCCGATCCCGCAGGGCACCCGTTCTGCATCTTGGTCGCGTAG
- a CDS encoding sugar transferase, translating into MLKVDEMNRADVAQRPRPDTTRTPASRADWRAKYLTRMRWSDGLALLVAMAGTQLVRFQLENAGLPLGDGYSVPYWIVGGLLAVVWWIHLGLRGARDVRLIGYGLEETRQVVNTTLVLFSAVAIVSFAFNIPTARSYVLIALPLGIGLLILGRFIVRDRLVKDRVRGESVSRTMVVGRIGSVSELVTSLRKNPATGFDTAVVYTPSTLKPLPLEVQRVQLPPNALPRGERPSVEGIIEACREHGIQTVVLSSNVPLTTREIRQLSWLLTDERIRLVMDTGLTDIAGPRIHMQQVAGLPLIHVATPRMSRGAALIKRSMDVLGSAAALAALSPVIALLALIIKKHDGGPVFYAHERIGVDGKRFKVLKFRTMRTDAAQMLPQLLAESGGKALLFKVKNDPRITKPGHWMRRFSLDELPQFVNVLRGDMSLVGPRPQIQAEVDEYDKYMHRRLRVKPGITGLWQVSGRNNLDVEQSVRLDQYYVENWSPLLDTLILARTFKAVVAKEGAY; encoded by the coding sequence GTGCTCAAAGTCGATGAGATGAACCGGGCGGACGTCGCGCAGCGACCGCGCCCGGACACCACCCGTACGCCGGCATCCCGCGCCGACTGGCGCGCGAAGTACCTCACCCGCATGCGCTGGTCGGACGGCCTGGCGCTGCTGGTCGCCATGGCCGGCACGCAACTGGTCCGCTTCCAGCTGGAGAACGCCGGACTGCCGCTCGGCGACGGCTACTCGGTCCCCTACTGGATCGTCGGCGGGCTCCTCGCCGTGGTCTGGTGGATCCACCTGGGCCTGCGCGGCGCCCGCGACGTCCGGCTCATCGGCTACGGCCTCGAGGAGACCCGACAGGTGGTCAACACCACCCTGGTGCTGTTCAGTGCCGTGGCCATCGTCTCCTTCGCCTTCAACATCCCCACAGCTCGCAGCTACGTCCTGATCGCCCTGCCGCTGGGCATCGGCCTCCTGATCCTGGGGCGCTTCATCGTGCGGGACCGACTCGTGAAGGACCGAGTCCGCGGCGAGTCCGTCTCCCGGACCATGGTGGTCGGCCGCATCGGCAGCGTGTCCGAGCTCGTGACGTCCCTGCGGAAAAACCCGGCGACCGGCTTCGACACCGCGGTGGTCTACACGCCGTCGACTCTCAAGCCCCTGCCGCTCGAGGTCCAGCGGGTGCAGCTGCCGCCCAACGCTCTGCCCCGGGGCGAGCGCCCCTCGGTGGAGGGCATCATCGAGGCCTGCCGGGAGCACGGCATCCAGACGGTGGTGCTGTCCTCCAACGTGCCGCTCACCACGCGGGAGATCCGCCAGCTGAGCTGGTTGCTCACGGACGAGCGCATCCGCCTGGTCATGGACACCGGGCTCACGGACATCGCCGGCCCCCGCATCCACATGCAGCAGGTGGCCGGCCTGCCCCTCATCCACGTGGCCACTCCGAGGATGAGCCGCGGCGCGGCATTGATCAAGCGCTCCATGGACGTCCTCGGCTCCGCCGCGGCACTGGCGGCCCTCTCCCCCGTGATCGCGCTCCTCGCCCTCATCATCAAGAAGCACGACGGCGGACCGGTCTTCTACGCGCACGAGCGCATCGGCGTGGACGGCAAGCGCTTCAAGGTGCTGAAGTTCCGCACCATGCGCACCGACGCCGCGCAGATGCTGCCGCAGCTCCTCGCGGAGTCCGGCGGCAAGGCCCTGCTCTTCAAGGTCAAGAACGACCCCCGCATCACCAAGCCGGGCCACTGGATGCGGCGCTTCAGCCTCGACGAGCTCCCCCAATTCGTGAACGTCCTCCGCGGCGACATGTCCCTGGTGGGCCCCCGCCCCCAGATCCAGGCAGAGGTGGACGAGTACGACAAGTACATGCACCGCCGGCTGCGCGTGAAACCCGGCATCACCGGTCTGTGGCAGGTCTCCGGCCGCAACAACCTGGATGTGGAGCAGTCGGTCCGCCTGGACCAGTACTACGTGGAGAACTGGTCGCCGCTGCTGGACACACTGATCCTGGCGCGCACTTTCAAGGCGGTAGTAGCCAAAGAAGGTGCGTATTAG
- a CDS encoding lipopolysaccharide biosynthesis protein, with product MTFRNESGRLNLKLANSAANGAFVMLFGQWSKFTVQIAGTAILARILSPGDFGLVAMVTAIIGIAAILSDFGLSLAALRDPDMSHEDKSNLFWVNLIIGLLASAIIALTAGPISDFYGRPELKTIVLALSATFLLQSAAGQFRAELSRSLRFSRIVAIDVLAQLGATATAVTLALTGMGYWALVVQQVTIIVLQVMGLATLSGWLPQKPRNLWGTGKHFIFGSKASATQIINYVSSNADTVALGAMWGASTTGIYNQAYQFFKVPISQLASPLTNVMIPVLSRVNDQQMLKYLKHLQSMLIYAIGGVFLILASVAPPLMLIILGPGWEGVAPVLQILAIGGIFQTLGYIYYWFFIVKDLVGRQLIFGGLARLIMVAMIIAFSPWGANGVAWAVTAGLAINWTLLTLFVVPRSGLRRRFFLSNSARPITILLGGLAGAIAVGHYLPRSLNEFETISVLLVFWILYLGTLFIIVRPFRQDIAQIRIVVNMAKKRPPQKIR from the coding sequence ATGACTTTCCGCAACGAGAGTGGACGCCTCAATTTGAAACTCGCCAATTCCGCCGCAAATGGCGCATTTGTAATGCTATTCGGGCAGTGGTCCAAATTTACGGTCCAAATAGCAGGAACTGCAATACTTGCCAGAATCTTGTCACCAGGGGATTTCGGTTTAGTGGCCATGGTAACTGCCATCATAGGCATAGCTGCCATTCTATCCGACTTTGGCCTCTCCCTCGCAGCTCTTCGCGACCCTGACATGTCGCATGAAGACAAGTCGAATCTCTTTTGGGTCAATCTCATTATAGGATTGCTCGCCTCGGCTATCATCGCCTTAACTGCTGGCCCCATAAGCGACTTCTACGGAAGGCCAGAGCTAAAAACCATAGTTCTCGCGCTAAGCGCAACGTTCCTGCTCCAGTCCGCGGCGGGACAATTCCGTGCCGAGCTTTCACGATCACTCCGGTTCTCGCGAATTGTAGCAATCGATGTTCTGGCGCAGCTAGGTGCCACTGCCACAGCCGTTACCCTCGCCCTTACGGGGATGGGCTACTGGGCACTTGTAGTCCAGCAAGTAACCATAATAGTGTTGCAAGTAATGGGCCTTGCTACACTCTCCGGCTGGTTGCCTCAGAAACCGCGAAATTTGTGGGGAACAGGCAAGCACTTTATTTTTGGTTCCAAGGCCTCTGCTACTCAAATAATCAATTACGTATCCTCCAATGCCGACACCGTGGCACTGGGAGCAATGTGGGGTGCCTCTACCACCGGAATCTATAACCAGGCATATCAATTTTTTAAAGTGCCGATAAGTCAGCTCGCATCGCCCTTGACCAACGTGATGATTCCTGTCTTATCCCGCGTAAATGATCAGCAAATGCTGAAGTACCTAAAGCACCTGCAATCGATGCTGATTTACGCCATCGGTGGCGTATTCTTGATACTAGCCTCCGTGGCGCCACCTCTAATGCTCATTATTCTTGGCCCAGGATGGGAGGGTGTGGCCCCGGTCCTCCAGATTCTAGCCATCGGCGGAATTTTTCAAACGCTGGGATACATATATTACTGGTTTTTTATAGTTAAGGACCTAGTTGGCCGTCAACTCATTTTTGGCGGACTGGCAAGACTTATTATGGTTGCAATGATAATCGCTTTTTCGCCATGGGGGGCGAACGGTGTCGCCTGGGCGGTCACCGCAGGACTCGCCATCAATTGGACACTCCTGACTCTTTTTGTCGTCCCGCGCAGCGGACTACGACGACGATTTTTCCTATCGAATTCTGCCCGACCAATAACCATTCTACTTGGAGGACTTGCCGGCGCCATTGCAGTGGGCCATTACCTTCCAAGAAGTTTAAACGAGTTTGAAACCATTTCGGTCCTATTGGTTTTCTGGATTCTCTATCTTGGAACACTCTTCATTATTGTACGACCATTTAGGCAAGA